From Tiliqua scincoides isolate rTilSci1 chromosome 2, rTilSci1.hap2, whole genome shotgun sequence, the proteins below share one genomic window:
- the RFT1 gene encoding man(5)GlcNAc(2)-PP-dolichol translocation protein RFT1 isoform X1, with amino-acid sequence MGSRDDLRETTRLASSSALLQILFRLITFGLNAFTLRYVSKDIIGLVNVRLMLLYTTVVFLAREAFRRACLSGSARRNWTKTFNLLWLTVPLGVCWSVLLGWIWLDILEVPDKNAVPYYKFGVIAFGVSAVVELLGEPFWVLAQVHLFVRLKVIAESLSVISKCILTVFLVILYPHWGLYIFSLAQLLYTSVLVLCYVTYFMKFLGSPDAIKKSFPVAQITSVLPSFEQDEAFVNWKEARLTWSFFKQSFLKQVLTEGERYVMTFLNVLNFGDQGVYDIVNNLGSLTARFIFLPVEESFYVYFAKVLERGKDVKLQKQDDISMAAAVLESLLKLMLLVGLTITVFGYAYSQLLLDLYGGSMLSSGSGPSLLRCYSFYVLLLALNGVTECFTFASMCKEEVDRYNFVMLALSFIFLCMSYFLTYWKGSIGFILANCFNMGIRIAHSIHYIYRYFEESPHRPLKGLLVSPLLILVFVISGVATGISEVFLCCDKGWMARLIHIAVGALCFIATLTSTFFTETKLIHFVRTHFLSRYTKEGQK; translated from the exons ATGGGCTCCCGAGACGACCTCAGGGAGACCACCCGGCTGGCCTCCTCCAGCGCCCTCTTGCAG ATATTGTTCCGACTGATAACATTTGGCTTAAATGCTTTCACTCTTCGATATGTATCAAAGGATATCATTGGCCTAGTGAATGTAAG ACTAATGCTGCTTTATACGACAGTTGTTTTCTTAGCTAGAGAGGCATTCCGCAGAGCTTGTCTGAGTGGAAGTGCAAGGAGAAACTGGACCAAAACATTTAATCTTTTGTGGCTAAC AGTTCCCTTGGgagtgtgttggtctgtgttgcTGGGCTGGATCTGGCTAGATATACTTGAAGTTCCTGATAAAAATGCTGTTCCTTACTACAAGTTTGGAGTAATTGCCTTTGGTGTTTCTGCTGTAGTTGAGCTCCTGGGAGAACCTTTTTGGGTCTTAGCACAAGTACACTTATTTGTCAGGCTAAAG GTAATAGCTGAAAGTCTCTCAGTCATTTCCAAATGTATTTTGACAGTTTTTCTAGTAATTCTGTATCCTCACTGGGGACTTTACATCTTTTCTTTGGCACAG CTTTTATATACTAGTGTTCTGGTACTGTGCTATGTAACTTATTTCATGAAGTTTTTGGGTTCTCCTGATGCAATCAAAAAATCATTTCCAGTTGCTCAGATCACATCTGTTTTACCCAGTTTTGAACAAGATGAG GCCTTTGTTAACTGGAAGGAAGCTAGGTTGACCTGGAGTTTCTTTAAACAGTCATTCCTAAAACAGGTTTTAACAGAGG GTGAGAGATATGTGATGACATTCCTGAATGTGTTAAATTTTGGAGATCAGG GTGTCTATGATATAGTGAATAACCTTGGTTCTCTGACGGCTAGATTTATATTTTTGCCAGTAGAGGAGAGTTTTTATGTTTACTTTGCTAAGGTTCTGGAACGAGGAAAGGATGTCAAGTTGCAGAAACAG GATGATATCTCCATGGCGGCAGCTGTATTAGAATCACTGTTGAAACTAATGCTTCTGGTTGGCCTGACCATTACAGTTTTTGGTTATGCCTATTCCCAGCTGCTGCTCGATCTTTATGGCGGTTCAATGCTCAGTTCAGGATCAG GTCCGAGTCTCCTGCGTTGCTACAGTTTCTATGTCTTGCTGCTTGCTCTTAACGGAGTAACAGAATGTTTTACGTTTGCTTCAATGTGTAAAGAAGAAGTGGACAG GTACAATTTTGTCATGCTAGCTTTGTCCTTCATATTTTTGTGTATGTCGTATTTTCTGACCTATTGGAAAGGCAGCATAGGATTTATCCTTGCAAACTGTTTCAACATGGGGATCCGAATAGCACACAGCATCCACTACATCTACAGATATTTTGAAGAGAGCCCTCACAGACCTCTAAAAGGCCTGCTCGTTTCACCCTTGCTGATTCTTGTCTTCGTCATCAGTGGAGTGGCCACTGGCATTTCAGAG GTATTCCTGTGCTGTGATAAAGGTTGGATGGCAAGATTAATTCACATTGCCGTGGGAGCGTTGTGCTTCATAGCGACCCTTACTAGTACATTTTTCACAGAGACCAAGCTGATCCATTTTGTTAGGACACACTTCCTGTCAAGATATACCAAAGAAGGACAAAAATAA
- the RFT1 gene encoding man(5)GlcNAc(2)-PP-dolichol translocation protein RFT1 isoform X2 produces MLLYTTVVFLAREAFRRACLSGSARRNWTKTFNLLWLTVPLGVCWSVLLGWIWLDILEVPDKNAVPYYKFGVIAFGVSAVVELLGEPFWVLAQVHLFVRLKVIAESLSVISKCILTVFLVILYPHWGLYIFSLAQLLYTSVLVLCYVTYFMKFLGSPDAIKKSFPVAQITSVLPSFEQDEAFVNWKEARLTWSFFKQSFLKQVLTEGERYVMTFLNVLNFGDQGVYDIVNNLGSLTARFIFLPVEESFYVYFAKVLERGKDVKLQKQDDISMAAAVLESLLKLMLLVGLTITVFGYAYSQLLLDLYGGSMLSSGSGPSLLRCYSFYVLLLALNGVTECFTFASMCKEEVDRYNFVMLALSFIFLCMSYFLTYWKGSIGFILANCFNMGIRIAHSIHYIYRYFEESPHRPLKGLLVSPLLILVFVISGVATGISEVFLCCDKGWMARLIHIAVGALCFIATLTSTFFTETKLIHFVRTHFLSRYTKEGQK; encoded by the exons ATGCTGCTTTATACGACAGTTGTTTTCTTAGCTAGAGAGGCATTCCGCAGAGCTTGTCTGAGTGGAAGTGCAAGGAGAAACTGGACCAAAACATTTAATCTTTTGTGGCTAAC AGTTCCCTTGGgagtgtgttggtctgtgttgcTGGGCTGGATCTGGCTAGATATACTTGAAGTTCCTGATAAAAATGCTGTTCCTTACTACAAGTTTGGAGTAATTGCCTTTGGTGTTTCTGCTGTAGTTGAGCTCCTGGGAGAACCTTTTTGGGTCTTAGCACAAGTACACTTATTTGTCAGGCTAAAG GTAATAGCTGAAAGTCTCTCAGTCATTTCCAAATGTATTTTGACAGTTTTTCTAGTAATTCTGTATCCTCACTGGGGACTTTACATCTTTTCTTTGGCACAG CTTTTATATACTAGTGTTCTGGTACTGTGCTATGTAACTTATTTCATGAAGTTTTTGGGTTCTCCTGATGCAATCAAAAAATCATTTCCAGTTGCTCAGATCACATCTGTTTTACCCAGTTTTGAACAAGATGAG GCCTTTGTTAACTGGAAGGAAGCTAGGTTGACCTGGAGTTTCTTTAAACAGTCATTCCTAAAACAGGTTTTAACAGAGG GTGAGAGATATGTGATGACATTCCTGAATGTGTTAAATTTTGGAGATCAGG GTGTCTATGATATAGTGAATAACCTTGGTTCTCTGACGGCTAGATTTATATTTTTGCCAGTAGAGGAGAGTTTTTATGTTTACTTTGCTAAGGTTCTGGAACGAGGAAAGGATGTCAAGTTGCAGAAACAG GATGATATCTCCATGGCGGCAGCTGTATTAGAATCACTGTTGAAACTAATGCTTCTGGTTGGCCTGACCATTACAGTTTTTGGTTATGCCTATTCCCAGCTGCTGCTCGATCTTTATGGCGGTTCAATGCTCAGTTCAGGATCAG GTCCGAGTCTCCTGCGTTGCTACAGTTTCTATGTCTTGCTGCTTGCTCTTAACGGAGTAACAGAATGTTTTACGTTTGCTTCAATGTGTAAAGAAGAAGTGGACAG GTACAATTTTGTCATGCTAGCTTTGTCCTTCATATTTTTGTGTATGTCGTATTTTCTGACCTATTGGAAAGGCAGCATAGGATTTATCCTTGCAAACTGTTTCAACATGGGGATCCGAATAGCACACAGCATCCACTACATCTACAGATATTTTGAAGAGAGCCCTCACAGACCTCTAAAAGGCCTGCTCGTTTCACCCTTGCTGATTCTTGTCTTCGTCATCAGTGGAGTGGCCACTGGCATTTCAGAG GTATTCCTGTGCTGTGATAAAGGTTGGATGGCAAGATTAATTCACATTGCCGTGGGAGCGTTGTGCTTCATAGCGACCCTTACTAGTACATTTTTCACAGAGACCAAGCTGATCCATTTTGTTAGGACACACTTCCTGTCAAGATATACCAAAGAAGGACAAAAATAA